The Tenacibaculum jejuense genome includes a window with the following:
- a CDS encoding sterol desaturase family protein: MEKYLEIIKNSYTGYWNYIKQSVLFELNWENYFYGLILISLVVWALEIVFPWRKNQSIFRKDFWLDTFYMFFNFFLLNLIVLIALSNTASEVFNDILGLIDVSVTDLQLFNINDFPYALRLFVFFIIIDFVQWYTHTLLHKYEFLWNFHKVHHSVKQMGFAAHLRYHWMEPVVYKSMKYIPLAIMGGFTAQDVAIVHFFNITIGHLNHANINWDYGVLKYILNNPKMHIWHHVKELPEDRKNGVNFGITLSIWDYIFKTNYIPYSGRDIEIGFEGDEKFPNNFIGQELYPINRKES, encoded by the coding sequence ATGGAGAAATATTTAGAAATTATAAAGAATTCTTACACTGGTTATTGGAATTACATAAAACAATCTGTTTTATTTGAATTGAACTGGGAGAATTATTTCTATGGATTAATCTTAATCTCTCTTGTTGTTTGGGCATTAGAAATTGTGTTTCCTTGGCGTAAGAATCAATCTATTTTCAGAAAAGATTTTTGGTTAGATACATTTTACATGTTCTTTAATTTCTTCTTATTAAACTTAATTGTTCTGATTGCTCTTTCTAATACTGCTTCTGAAGTTTTTAATGATATTTTAGGATTGATAGATGTTTCGGTAACAGATCTTCAGTTATTCAATATTAATGATTTTCCATACGCACTTCGTTTGTTTGTATTCTTTATTATTATTGATTTTGTTCAATGGTACACACATACATTATTACACAAATATGAATTTTTATGGAACTTTCATAAAGTGCATCATTCTGTAAAACAAATGGGATTTGCAGCTCATTTACGTTACCATTGGATGGAACCTGTTGTGTATAAATCAATGAAATATATTCCGCTCGCTATTATGGGTGGATTTACAGCTCAAGATGTTGCTATTGTACATTTTTTTAATATTACAATCGGACATTTAAACCACGCTAATATTAATTGGGATTATGGTGTTTTAAAATATATTTTAAACAATCCTAAAATGCATATTTGGCATCATGTTAAAGAATTACCAGAAGACCGAAAAAATGGTGTGAACTTCGGTATTACGTTAAGTATTTGGGACTATATTTTTAAAACAAACTATATTCCGTATTCTGGTAGAGATATTGAAATTGGTTTTGAAGGTGACGAAAAATTCCCAAATAATTTTATTGGACAGGAGTTGTATCCTATCAACAGAAAAGAATCATAA
- a CDS encoding TonB-dependent receptor — protein sequence MKIKFFIAVLFSVLFSYAQETTGNVEGKITDKQGLSIPFASVIITDTETNFSYGTSSQESGHYVIANIPPGNTYKIEVHFIGYHTYVKTGITIQLGKTLTIDIPLQEENATLDEVVISGKSNRINPSVINTKQLLKTPTISRSVQDLTRNLSEANLNSFGGASNRFNNFNIDGIASNDVVGFQEPASGAAGSSANGTPGSLSRSQPISFGAIKELSVKTSPFDVSIGNFTGANINVVTKNGTNTTKAEIYGYGNNQLLIGSFADGIEQEVNSFYDIQFGGGVGGAIKKDKLFYYVNVEQALSKTPLIGAPGSSGSNISQQTVIDIADKLRTDYNYDPGAFESSDIETASTKIFARLDYNISEKHKLTLRNNFVKSFADNLEWNQAVFNFGNQGYRHNSILNGTTLELNSSLSENTSNILTFGYTKVKEDRSYDGRVFPHIEINDSSNRIFAGTYREASIYNTNLNTFQLTNKLTYYKNNNTITGGLLFQYNDIDYGFLTAWNGRWAYRSVDDFLNDRPSRIRGVYHVTNNSFDFVNNRPSATIDVLTSAFYLQDKIRISDKFSLNLGVRLDNQLLLNDLPLSPLVRNTPEFSNFTNQIEVNPHINPRVSFEYTLDEDKKYKLSGGSGLFTGRIPYLWFAYAEYISGTDYFNVDIRPNGNTVRLEENLGTLAAQQPGLTEINLIDNDFELPREWKTRLHFEAKLPRKFRFTAEATYTDVLKGIFFQSINRRQEFGNYSGADNRLFYNGTRVNDNFTNVFLLSNTNKGYRYNINLGLYKETDNYSGFLGYTNGKSKEISSTVRNSSAANFEWNQAINSHDPDVSFSNFDLRHKFVSSHSYNINFKNKHQIQLSALYTGTSGSPYSVVYQGDVNRDGSSRNDLVYIPANQGEIQLQDITDTNGNVLVSAQEQWNRLDAFIENNDYLRENRGSYAERNGGRTPWNHQLDAKFVYNLPFENNSNLQISLDIFNVLNLIHKNWGRLVFVPNVVNSNFNLLEFRGVQNNQPVYQFTLDENATPWVLDGINSRWRAQLGLKYQF from the coding sequence ATGAAAATTAAATTTTTTATTGCTGTTCTTTTTTCTGTTTTATTCAGTTACGCTCAAGAAACTACAGGAAATGTTGAGGGAAAAATAACAGATAAACAAGGACTTTCAATTCCTTTTGCTTCGGTAATTATAACAGATACAGAAACTAACTTTTCTTATGGAACAAGTTCTCAAGAATCTGGTCATTATGTAATTGCTAATATTCCACCCGGAAATACTTATAAAATCGAAGTTCATTTTATTGGCTATCATACATATGTTAAAACAGGAATTACAATTCAGTTGGGAAAAACATTAACTATAGATATTCCTTTACAGGAAGAAAATGCGACGTTAGATGAAGTTGTAATTTCTGGAAAATCGAATAGGATAAATCCGTCTGTTATTAACACCAAACAACTGTTAAAAACACCTACAATTAGTAGAAGTGTGCAAGATTTAACAAGAAACTTATCTGAAGCAAATTTGAATTCATTTGGAGGAGCAAGCAATAGATTTAATAATTTTAATATTGATGGAATAGCAAGTAACGACGTTGTTGGTTTTCAAGAGCCAGCAAGTGGTGCAGCAGGATCTTCTGCAAATGGAACTCCGGGAAGTTTATCTCGTAGTCAGCCTATTAGTTTCGGAGCAATTAAAGAGCTTTCTGTAAAAACGTCTCCGTTTGATGTAAGTATAGGGAACTTTACAGGAGCCAATATTAATGTGGTTACAAAAAACGGAACAAATACTACAAAAGCCGAAATATATGGCTATGGAAATAATCAACTATTAATTGGTTCTTTTGCTGATGGAATTGAACAAGAAGTGAATAGTTTTTATGATATTCAGTTTGGTGGTGGCGTTGGTGGAGCCATAAAAAAAGATAAACTATTTTATTATGTAAATGTTGAGCAAGCGTTGAGTAAAACTCCTCTTATCGGAGCTCCGGGTTCTTCAGGATCAAATATTAGTCAACAAACTGTGATTGATATTGCAGATAAATTAAGAACAGATTATAATTATGATCCTGGTGCTTTTGAAAGCAGTGATATTGAAACTGCTTCTACGAAGATTTTTGCTCGTTTAGATTATAATATTTCAGAAAAACACAAACTTACTTTACGTAACAACTTTGTAAAGAGTTTTGCTGATAATTTAGAATGGAACCAAGCGGTTTTTAATTTTGGAAATCAAGGATACCGACACAATAGTATTCTTAACGGTACTACTTTAGAATTAAACTCTAGTTTATCTGAAAACACATCAAATATTTTAACTTTCGGTTACACAAAAGTAAAGGAAGATCGTTCGTATGACGGAAGAGTTTTTCCACATATAGAAATTAACGATTCTTCTAATAGAATTTTTGCCGGAACATATCGAGAAGCTTCTATTTACAATACAAACCTGAACACTTTTCAACTTACCAATAAGTTAACGTATTATAAAAATAATAATACGATTACAGGTGGATTATTATTTCAATACAATGATATTGATTACGGGTTTTTAACTGCATGGAATGGACGTTGGGCTTATCGTTCTGTCGATGATTTTTTAAATGATAGACCTTCTAGAATTCGTGGAGTATACCACGTTACAAACAATTCTTTTGATTTTGTAAATAATCGTCCTTCAGCAACAATTGATGTTTTGACTTCAGCTTTTTATCTTCAAGATAAAATAAGAATCAGTGATAAATTCTCTTTGAATTTAGGTGTTCGATTAGACAACCAGTTATTATTAAATGATTTACCTTTAAGTCCGTTAGTTAGAAACACTCCTGAGTTCAGTAATTTCACGAATCAAATAGAAGTAAATCCGCATATCAATCCAAGAGTAAGTTTTGAGTATACGCTAGATGAAGACAAGAAATATAAACTTAGTGGAGGAAGCGGATTATTTACAGGTAGAATTCCGTATTTATGGTTTGCATATGCAGAATATATTTCTGGAACAGATTATTTTAATGTAGATATTCGCCCTAATGGAAATACAGTTCGTTTAGAAGAAAATTTAGGAACATTAGCAGCTCAACAGCCAGGTTTAACAGAAATCAATTTAATTGATAATGATTTTGAATTACCAAGAGAATGGAAAACTCGCTTACACTTTGAAGCAAAATTACCAAGGAAGTTTAGATTTACAGCTGAAGCAACTTATACTGATGTTTTAAAAGGAATTTTCTTTCAATCGATAAATAGAAGACAAGAATTTGGTAATTATTCTGGAGCAGATAATCGTTTATTTTATAATGGAACTCGTGTAAACGACAACTTTACCAATGTATTTTTATTAAGTAATACAAACAAAGGATACCGTTATAACATCAATCTTGGCTTATATAAAGAAACCGACAATTATTCTGGATTCTTAGGGTATACAAATGGAAAAAGTAAAGAAATATCGAGTACTGTTCGTAATTCTTCTGCTGCAAACTTTGAATGGAATCAGGCAATAAACTCTCACGATCCAGATGTATCGTTTTCTAATTTCGATTTGCGTCATAAGTTTGTTTCATCTCACAGTTACAATATCAACTTCAAAAACAAACATCAAATACAACTTTCTGCTTTATATACAGGAACCTCAGGAAGCCCGTATTCTGTAGTGTATCAAGGAGACGTAAATAGAGATGGATCATCTAGAAATGATTTAGTTTATATTCCTGCAAATCAAGGAGAAATTCAATTACAAGATATTACTGATACCAATGGAAATGTGTTGGTTTCTGCTCAAGAACAATGGAATCGTTTAGATGCTTTTATTGAGAATAATGATTATTTGAGAGAAAATAGAGGAAGTTATGCAGAGAGAAACGGAGGTAGAACACCTTGGAATCATCAATTAGATGCTAAGTTTGTATACAATCTTCCTTTTGAAAATAATTCGAATTTACAAATCAGTTTAGATATTTTTAATGTTTTAAACTTAATTCATAAAAATTGGGGACGATTAGTTTTTGTTCCTAACGTAGTAAACTCAAATTTCAACTTATTAGAATTTAGAGGTGTTCAGAATAATCAACCTGTGTATCAATTTACTTTAGATGAAAACGCTACACCTTGGGTTTTAGATGGAATTAATTCTCGCTGGAGAGCACAACTTGGATTGAAATATCAGTTTTAA
- a CDS encoding purine-nucleoside phosphorylase, producing MKKQQLQETINYLKENGITNPKIGIVLGTGLGKLVDEITIETEIPYSDIPNFPEATVEFHSGKLIYGELAGKKVVVMSGRFHLYEGYTPWEVTYGIRTMHGLGIENLLISNAAGAINLSYNKGELMLIEDHINLQGQSPLAFGEAKEFGNIFADMLEPYSKKLNDLLKGIAQKHDITLHEGVYASVLGPQLETRAEYRMLQILETDAVGMSTVPEVIVAKQLNIPCCAISVLTDECDPKNLQPVDIADIIATAGKAEPNLVAIFKDLIKEL from the coding sequence ATGAAAAAACAACAGCTACAAGAAACTATAAATTATCTTAAAGAAAATGGTATTACAAATCCTAAAATCGGAATTGTATTAGGTACAGGTTTAGGAAAATTAGTAGATGAAATTACAATAGAAACAGAAATCCCTTACAGTGATATTCCAAATTTTCCAGAAGCTACAGTAGAATTTCATTCAGGGAAATTAATCTACGGAGAATTAGCTGGTAAAAAAGTGGTTGTAATGTCTGGTCGTTTTCATTTATATGAAGGCTATACACCATGGGAAGTTACTTACGGAATTCGAACTATGCACGGATTAGGAATTGAAAACTTATTAATTTCTAATGCAGCCGGAGCTATTAATTTATCATACAACAAAGGTGAATTAATGCTTATTGAAGATCATATTAATTTACAAGGACAATCTCCTTTAGCTTTTGGTGAAGCCAAAGAATTCGGAAACATTTTTGCGGACATGTTAGAACCTTATTCAAAAAAATTAAATGATTTACTGAAAGGTATTGCTCAAAAACACGACATAACGCTACACGAAGGAGTATATGCTAGTGTATTGGGTCCGCAATTAGAAACGCGTGCAGAATACAGAATGCTTCAAATACTTGAAACAGATGCTGTAGGTATGAGTACTGTTCCTGAAGTAATTGTAGCAAAACAATTAAATATTCCATGTTGCGCTATATCTGTTTTAACTGATGAGTGCGATCCTAAAAATTTACAACCAGTAGACATTGCTGATATTATCGCAACTGCTGGAAAAGCAGAACCTAATTTGGTCGCTATATTTAAAGATTTAATTAAAGAACTATAA
- a CDS encoding TIGR04282 family arsenosugar biosynthesis glycosyltransferase, which translates to MSKNLLMIFTRNPELGKVKTRLAKSLGDQKALDIYKFLLNKTKEVTQHLSCDKAVFYSVKIRTNDIWDTAYTKHQQSGEDLGIRMQNAFTEAFENGYEKVAIIGSDLFDLTPDHISEAFEKLDRNDVVIGPAEDGGYYLLASKKVYPEIFQNKAWGTSTVRQETLQDLQKESVHLLPMLNDVDVIEDIQQHPAFQQFLNL; encoded by the coding sequence CGAAACCCAGAATTGGGTAAAGTAAAAACAAGGCTTGCAAAATCTCTAGGAGATCAAAAAGCATTAGATATATATAAATTCTTACTGAATAAAACCAAAGAAGTTACGCAGCATTTATCTTGTGATAAAGCTGTTTTTTATTCTGTAAAAATTAGAACTAACGATATTTGGGATACAGCGTATACAAAACACCAACAATCTGGAGAAGATTTAGGTATACGTATGCAAAATGCATTTACAGAAGCTTTTGAAAATGGTTACGAAAAAGTTGCTATTATCGGTAGTGATTTATTCGATTTAACTCCAGATCATATTAGTGAAGCTTTTGAAAAATTAGATCGTAACGATGTTGTTATTGGTCCAGCAGAAGATGGTGGTTATTATTTATTAGCCAGCAAAAAAGTGTATCCTGAAATATTCCAAAACAAAGCTTGGGGAACCTCAACTGTAAGACAAGAAACACTACAAGACTTACAAAAAGAAAGTGTACATTTATTACCAATGTTAAATGATGTTGATGTTATTGAAGACATTCAACAACACCCTGCGTTTCAACAATTTTTAAACTTATGA
- a CDS encoding DUF2064 domain-containing protein: MLNKSTNTAILLFSNTSQKEVKEKQIHNGQLLFKHLHQKALSEAQKTGLDTLVFNENNQKGKTFGERFSNAIETVFNQGYDHVITIGNDSPELNSEHILIAHENLIEHRNTLGPAFDGGVYLIGISKQQFQKDEFASLPWQTSKLLEALSTLFTKENLSPLLLTPLKDVDSKSDLFYFLNTENSVLESIILTIISVFSIPFYTECTSSEAYIKSQHNKGSPLLA; encoded by the coding sequence ATGTTAAATAAAAGTACCAATACTGCCATTTTATTGTTTTCAAATACTTCTCAAAAAGAAGTAAAAGAAAAGCAAATACATAATGGTCAACTTTTATTTAAACACTTACATCAAAAAGCACTTTCTGAAGCTCAGAAAACAGGCTTAGACACTCTTGTTTTCAATGAAAACAATCAAAAAGGAAAAACTTTCGGTGAACGATTTTCTAATGCAATTGAAACGGTTTTTAATCAAGGATACGATCATGTAATTACTATTGGTAACGATAGTCCCGAGTTAAATTCAGAACATATTTTAATCGCTCATGAAAATTTAATTGAACATAGAAACACCTTAGGTCCTGCTTTTGATGGTGGAGTATATTTAATAGGAATTTCAAAACAACAATTCCAAAAAGATGAGTTTGCTTCATTACCTTGGCAAACTTCAAAATTGTTAGAAGCTTTATCTACACTATTCACTAAAGAAAATTTATCACCTCTTCTTTTAACCCCTTTAAAAGATGTAGATTCTAAAAGTGATCTTTTTTACTTTTTAAACACTGAAAATTCTGTTTTAGAAAGTATCATTTTAACAATCATTTCAGTCTTCAGTATCCCTTTTTACACTGAATGTACTTCTTCAGAAGCTTATATAAAAAGTCAGCACAATAAAGGTTCTCCCCTATTAGCTTAA
- a CDS encoding DUF4437 domain-containing protein, protein MKKIIISLFVLSFFISCNQTEKKEVSKIENPTNKVVLSSEIIWEKLNPARGDKSPQAGTIWGDRKGKVATGFLAKFVDGFSSPPHIHNVTYRAVVIEGLIHNDDPAAANMWMPKGSFWTQPKGESHITSAKGNVNIAYVEIDHGPYLVKPIDQAFDNGERPVNISANNVVWLNHTKTNWIDSKSNAEISFLWEGKNTNKTKGLFIKLPKQFDGKIKTDGTILHAVIIKGKLNYTLPLNQEIKTLDPGSYFTSTTKAEHQVTNNNKEDVTIYIRTNGNIYVE, encoded by the coding sequence ATGAAGAAAATAATTATTAGTTTATTCGTTTTATCCTTCTTTATTTCTTGTAATCAAACAGAAAAAAAAGAAGTTTCTAAAATTGAGAATCCTACCAATAAAGTTGTACTTAGTTCTGAAATTATTTGGGAAAAATTAAATCCTGCAAGAGGAGATAAAAGTCCACAAGCCGGAACCATTTGGGGAGATCGAAAAGGAAAAGTAGCTACAGGTTTTTTAGCAAAATTTGTTGATGGGTTTTCTTCGCCTCCGCATATTCATAATGTAACTTACAGAGCAGTAGTTATTGAAGGCTTAATTCATAATGATGATCCAGCTGCTGCAAATATGTGGATGCCTAAAGGTTCATTTTGGACACAGCCAAAAGGAGAATCTCATATTACTTCTGCTAAAGGAAATGTAAATATTGCATATGTAGAGATTGATCACGGACCTTATTTAGTAAAACCAATAGATCAAGCTTTCGATAATGGAGAGAGACCTGTAAATATTAGTGCTAACAATGTTGTTTGGTTAAATCATACTAAAACAAATTGGATCGATTCTAAAAGTAATGCTGAAATCAGTTTTCTTTGGGAAGGCAAAAACACGAATAAAACCAAAGGTCTTTTTATAAAACTTCCAAAACAATTTGATGGGAAAATTAAAACAGATGGTACAATTTTACATGCAGTTATTATCAAAGGGAAATTAAACTATACCTTACCTCTAAATCAAGAAATAAAAACGTTAGATCCAGGAAGTTATTTTACATCAACTACTAAAGCAGAACATCAAGTAACCAATAATAACAAAGAAGATGTTACCATTTACATTAGAACAAACGGAAACATTTATGTAGAATAA
- the arsM gene encoding arsenosugar biosynthesis arsenite methyltransferase ArsM, translated as MSYLETTKDVYKEAALTPDVGLCCTTNPIWELPGLKIPKIMQEMNYGCGSTVHARDLTNSPKILYVGVGGGMELLQFSYFSRQKNGVIGLDVVDEMLEASRKNFIEAEEQNDWFKSEFVDLRKGDAMNLPVEDNSIDVAAQNCLFNIFKADDLKKAIAEMYRVLKPHGRLVMSDPTCEQPMNDTLRNDERLRALCLSGSLPIAEYVKMLTDAGFGTIEIRARKPYRILDPKNYPTDELIYIESIEVAAIKDPMPEDGPCIFTGKAAIYYGEEEYFDDGKGHTLLQNQPLAICDKTAAALQALGRDDIYFSESTFHYDGGGCC; from the coding sequence ATGAGTTATTTAGAAACAACAAAAGATGTATATAAAGAAGCAGCATTAACTCCAGATGTAGGATTATGTTGTACTACTAACCCAATTTGGGAATTACCAGGATTAAAAATCCCTAAAATCATGCAAGAAATGAACTACGGTTGTGGTTCAACAGTGCATGCTAGAGATTTAACTAATAGTCCGAAAATATTATACGTTGGTGTTGGAGGTGGAATGGAATTATTACAATTCTCTTACTTCTCTCGTCAAAAAAATGGTGTTATTGGTTTAGATGTAGTAGACGAAATGCTAGAAGCTTCTCGAAAAAACTTTATTGAAGCTGAAGAGCAAAACGATTGGTTTAAAAGTGAATTTGTTGATCTTCGTAAAGGTGACGCAATGAATTTACCTGTAGAAGATAATTCTATCGATGTTGCTGCTCAAAACTGTTTATTCAACATTTTTAAAGCAGACGATTTAAAGAAAGCTATTGCTGAAATGTATCGTGTATTAAAACCTCACGGACGTTTAGTAATGAGTGATCCAACTTGTGAACAACCAATGAATGACACTTTACGTAACGACGAACGTTTACGTGCTTTATGTTTAAGTGGAAGTTTACCAATTGCTGAATATGTAAAAATGTTAACTGACGCTGGTTTCGGTACTATAGAAATTAGAGCTAGAAAACCTTACAGAATTTTAGATCCAAAAAATTACCCTACAGATGAATTGATTTATATCGAATCTATAGAAGTAGCTGCAATAAAAGATCCTATGCCAGAAGATGGTCCATGTATTTTTACCGGAAAAGCTGCTATTTACTATGGTGAAGAAGAATATTTCGATGATGGTAAAGGACACACCTTATTACAAAATCAACCTTTAGCAATTTGTGATAAAACAGCTGCTGCTTTACAAGCTTTAGGAAGAGATGATATTTATTTTTCAGAATCTACATTCCATTATGATGGAGGTGGATGCTGTTAA
- a CDS encoding TlpA family protein disulfide reductase: MKKLLFGIATIALVSCGKEETVNYALFKGNIKNPNGKELKITNSSNELVRTIKVLDDGSFTDTIFNANGHHRFSDGKESSSFYLKDGYDLSLNMDTKEFDETIVYTGKGNEVNNFLAQKYLIKERAGSPPELYGLEESAYVDKMNNLNKELEKALEKVDSDFAEEEKIKIKYEQLTHMMKYQDAYRYFSKNKDFTVSEAFPIDLEKIDVTNEEHFEKYDAYKEIVRYHLSKTASKNAKKENISFEAAAITYLKNQKSDVIKNDILKGLAFQVSISNPNSEVLYNGIMELSNDEEFKEKLTKQYTSMQKLADGKVSPSFENYENNAGGTTSLADLKGKYVYIDLWATWCQPCKAEIPFLKKVEEKYSGKNIAFVSISIDAKADHDTWKKMVKDEELGGIQLMADKDWQSKFVLDYQVQGIPHFILIDPEGNIVKSYAPRPSNKKLIELFDELKI, from the coding sequence ATGAAAAAGCTACTTTTTGGTATCGCTACTATAGCTTTAGTTTCATGCGGTAAGGAAGAAACCGTTAACTACGCTCTATTTAAAGGAAATATTAAAAATCCTAATGGCAAAGAATTAAAAATTACAAACAGCTCAAACGAATTGGTTAGAACTATTAAAGTATTAGATGATGGTTCATTTACTGACACTATTTTTAATGCAAACGGACATCATCGTTTTAGTGACGGAAAAGAATCTTCTTCTTTTTATTTAAAAGATGGTTATGATCTTTCTTTAAATATGGATACTAAAGAGTTTGATGAAACAATTGTTTACACAGGTAAAGGTAACGAAGTAAATAATTTCTTAGCTCAAAAATACCTAATCAAAGAAAGAGCTGGATCTCCTCCTGAGCTTTACGGACTAGAAGAATCTGCATACGTAGATAAAATGAACAATTTAAATAAGGAGTTGGAAAAAGCACTCGAGAAAGTCGATAGTGATTTTGCTGAAGAAGAAAAAATTAAAATCAAATACGAACAATTAACGCATATGATGAAGTACCAAGATGCGTATCGATATTTTTCTAAAAATAAAGACTTCACAGTTTCAGAAGCTTTTCCTATTGATTTGGAGAAAATAGATGTTACTAATGAGGAACATTTTGAGAAGTATGATGCTTATAAAGAAATTGTTCGTTATCATCTTTCAAAAACGGCAAGTAAAAATGCTAAAAAAGAAAATATTTCTTTTGAAGCTGCGGCAATTACTTATTTAAAAAATCAAAAAAGCGATGTAATAAAAAATGATATATTGAAAGGCTTAGCATTTCAGGTATCTATTAGTAATCCGAACTCTGAAGTTTTATACAATGGTATTATGGAACTTTCTAATGATGAAGAGTTCAAAGAAAAATTAACGAAACAGTATACTTCAATGCAAAAACTTGCAGACGGTAAAGTTTCTCCATCATTTGAAAACTATGAGAATAACGCTGGAGGAACAACATCTTTAGCTGACTTAAAAGGAAAATATGTATACATTGATCTATGGGCTACTTGGTGTCAACCTTGTAAAGCTGAAATTCCATTTTTAAAGAAAGTAGAAGAAAAATACAGTGGTAAAAACATAGCTTTTGTTAGTATTTCAATTGACGCTAAAGCTGATCATGATACTTGGAAAAAGATGGTTAAAGATGAAGAACTAGGAGGAATTCAATTAATGGCTGACAAAGACTGGCAATCTAAATTCGTTTTAGATTATCAAGTTCAAGGAATTCCTCATTTTATTTTAATTGATCCAGAAGGAAACATTGTAAAATCTTATGCACCTAGACCTTCAAACAAGAAACTTATTGAATTATTTGACGAATTAAAGATTTAA
- a CDS encoding DoxX family membrane protein: protein MLNKQIAVLTIRLILGFIFFFQGFGKVFKFGLDNVYKNFFQSSYGELLPDFLLLFSAYFTSLAEFIGGFLLVIGLKRDYALYTLALVLVIVTFGHGLKDPIWDLSHVMYRTILLVSLLLLPKELDKFSVDFLIKKDK from the coding sequence ATGCTTAACAAACAAATAGCTGTTTTAACAATTAGACTAATTCTTGGATTTATTTTCTTTTTCCAAGGATTCGGAAAGGTATTCAAATTTGGGTTGGATAATGTTTACAAGAACTTCTTCCAATCTAGTTATGGTGAATTACTTCCTGACTTTTTATTGTTATTTTCTGCTTACTTTACTTCTTTAGCGGAGTTTATCGGCGGTTTTTTGTTAGTAATTGGTTTAAAAAGAGATTATGCCTTATATACTTTAGCCTTAGTTTTAGTGATTGTAACTTTTGGTCACGGTTTAAAGGATCCTATTTGGGATTTATCTCATGTAATGTATAGAACAATACTTTTGGTAAGTTTATTATTATTACCAAAAGAACTTGATAAATTTTCTGTAGACTTTTTAATAAAAAAAGACAAGTAA